In Asanoa sp. WMMD1127, one genomic interval encodes:
- a CDS encoding (2Fe-2S)-binding protein, whose amino-acid sequence MPPPRPTAAAAAPALAAAAAIGPYFAWEAWSPAASWRPFTDLLTPSVARDRVAVARSTLVGAFGLSSDDVPARVVASIYFMGVASRLLSPPYGAAVAGGALPQPSRANLWWRPVAAGPVPIAYGAVPAVSTAGAAPAEIASMLVTVPLAETVTPLLELFRAEFRLSPKVLWGNVASALAGAAGVLADTMPRHAARAGAVLDHALALPPLAGSGTVVRPAADPRRFLVRANCCLYYRIPGGGTCADCVLTSDADRREQWAALLG is encoded by the coding sequence GTGCCGCCGCCCCGCCCCACCGCCGCAGCCGCCGCTCCGGCGCTGGCCGCCGCCGCCGCGATCGGACCCTATTTCGCCTGGGAGGCGTGGTCGCCGGCGGCGTCCTGGCGGCCGTTCACCGACCTTTTGACGCCGTCGGTGGCGCGGGACCGGGTCGCGGTGGCACGGTCGACTTTGGTCGGTGCGTTCGGCCTGTCCTCGGACGACGTGCCGGCGCGGGTGGTGGCGTCGATCTACTTCATGGGCGTGGCGTCCCGGCTGCTGTCGCCGCCGTACGGGGCGGCGGTGGCGGGCGGCGCGCTGCCGCAGCCCAGCCGGGCCAACCTGTGGTGGCGGCCGGTCGCGGCGGGGCCCGTTCCGATCGCCTACGGGGCGGTGCCGGCTGTGTCCACCGCCGGCGCGGCGCCGGCGGAGATCGCGTCGATGCTGGTCACCGTTCCGCTGGCGGAGACGGTGACGCCGCTGCTCGAGCTCTTCCGGGCCGAGTTCCGGCTCTCGCCGAAGGTGCTGTGGGGCAACGTCGCGTCGGCGCTGGCCGGCGCGGCCGGCGTCCTCGCCGACACGATGCCGCGCCACGCGGCCCGGGCGGGCGCGGTGCTCGACCATGCGCTCGCGCTGCCGCCACTGGCCGGCTCCGGCACGGTCGTCCGCCCGGCGGCCGACCCGCGGCGCTTCCTGGTGCGCGCGAACTGCTGCCTCTACTACCGCATCCCGGGCGGTGGCACCTGCGCGGACTGCGTGCTCACCTCGGACGCGGACCGCCGCGAGCAGTGGGCCGCGCTACTGGGGTGA